The following coding sequences lie in one Cannabis sativa cultivar Pink pepper isolate KNU-18-1 chromosome 5, ASM2916894v1, whole genome shotgun sequence genomic window:
- the LOC133038374 gene encoding uncharacterized protein LOC133038374 — protein MYIEKLTMILWSVWGACNDLVWNDKAISVERVVSSVITYLELWKFAQNINGGASSSSGQPRAGVEHWIKPSLGELKVNCDASLFCGERSHGLGWIARDHVGLCVAAAAVKHRGDIDPVVAEALSMKEALSWEDSRTVEGFCPTAVILESDCLVLVNAINSKSHILSPLGLIISDCISLIRSFSSFDISLQFVKRSGNQAANWLARSSGSCPDRIFSRGLSLLVWKLFC, from the coding sequence atgtatattgagaAGTTGACAATGATTCTTTGGAGTGTTTGGGGGGCCTGCAATGATTTAGTTTGGAATGATAAGGCTATTTCTGTGGAAAGAGTTGTTTCATCTGTAATTACTTACCTTGAGCTTTGGAAATTTGCTCAAAATATCAATGGAGGAGCTTCGTCTTCTTCTGGTCAGCCTCGTGCTGGTGTTGAGCACTGGATTAAACCGTCTTTGGGAGAGTTGAAGGTTAATTGTGATGCTTCTCTGTTTTGTGGAGAAAGGAGTCATGGATTGGGTTGGATTGCCAGAGATCATGTTGGGTTGTGTGTTGCAGCGGCAGCTGTCAAACACCGAGGAGATATTGACCCAGTTGTTGCTGAGGCATTGTCCATGAAGGAGGCTTTGAGTTGGGAAGATAGCAGGACTGTTGAGGGCTTTTGTCCTACAGCGGTAATTTTGGAGTCGGATTGTCTTGTGTTGGTTAATGCTATTAATAGTAAGAGCCATATTCTGTCTCCTCTTGGTCTTATTATTTCGGATTGTATTTCTCTTATACGATCCTTTTCTAGTTTTGATATTTCACTTCagtttgttaaacgatctgggAACCAAGCGGCTAACTGGTTAGCTCGTTCTTCTGGTTCATGTCCTGATCGTATTTTCAGTAGGGGTCTGTCCCTTCTGGTTTGGAAGCTATTTTGTTAG
- the LOC133038375 gene encoding secreted RxLR effector protein 161-like, whose protein sequence is MVVRSLDVEKDPFRPREEYEELLGPEVPYLSAIGALMYLANCTRPDIAFSVNLLARFSSAPTSRHWKGIKHILCYLQGTIDKGLFYSYNCGSQLIGYPDAGYLSDPHKARSQTGYLFTCGDTAISWRSTKQTLVATSSNHAEILAIHEANRECVWLRSMTQHIRGTCGLTSNKEVPTILYEDNSLPTSTFEKMVHKIGMRRLKDLYECQNEGE, encoded by the exons ATGGTAGTTAGATCACTTGATGTAGAAAAAGATCCTTTTCGACCTAGAGAAGAATATGAAGAGCTCCTTGGTCCAGAAGTACCATATCTTAGTGCAATAGGAGCATTGATGTATCTTGCTAATTGTACAAGACCTGATATAGCTTTCTCTGTCAATTTGTTAGCAAGATTTAGTTCTGCTCCAACATCTAGACATTGGAAAGGGATTAAGCACATACTTTGCTATCTCCAGGGTACTATTGATAAAGGATTGTTCTATTCTTATAATTGTGGGTCACAACTTATTGGCTACCCTGATGcaggatatttatctgatccacaTAAAGCCAGATCTCAAACTGGCTATTTGTTCACTTGCGGTGACACTGCTATATCCTGGCGGTCAACAAAGCAAACTCTGGTGGCTACTTCCTCAAATCATGCTGAGATACTTGCAATTCATGAGGCAAATCGAGAATGTGTTTGGTTAAGATCAATGACACAACATATTCGAGGAACATGTGGATTAACATCTAATAAAGAAGTACCAAcaattctctatgaagataat tcattaccaacatcaacttttGAGAAGATGGTTCACAAGATTGGAATGCGTCGATTAAAGGATCTCTATGAATGCCAAAATGAGGGGGAGTAA